The following nucleotide sequence is from Streptomyces xiamenensis.
GGCGGTACGGGCGAGGGTCGCGGTCGAGGCGGGCATCGGCCTGACCTGGCACCGGTACACGGGTGACGCGGGACGGATCGTCTCCCTGGAGCACTTCGGTGCCTCGGCGGACGGCGCGATCCTGTTCCGCGAATACGGCTTCACGGCGGAGGCCGTGGCCGAGGCGGCACGGGAGTCCCTCGCCGACACCCACTGAGAACCCCGGGCGCCCGCGCACCGCGTCCCTCGCTGCGCGGGCGCCCGGTCCAACCTCCGGACAGGAACACGATCGCGTCGATCACCTGCCGGTGTCCCCTTCCCCCCGCACTCCGCCGAGACATCCGGCCCCCACGCCTCCGCCCAGCCGCTGCCAGGCTTCCGTCGTTCTCGGAGCTACTGCCTCTCTCCAACCGGGCCGGCGCATACCACGGAGAAAGGCCATCCAGGCGGCCGTCGGAACTTCTGGGAGAAGACCGCGCGGGCCCCGGCCCCTTCCGGCCGCACCCGGCTGATCCGGCCTGCGCGGCTGCCTCACCGCGTGCTGTCGCGGCCCGCGTCCGAGTGGCGCAGCAGGGACAGCACTTCGGTGGCTGTGTCCGCCAGGCGGGTGCGGGCGGTGGCCAGTTGGGTCTGGGTGACGCCGTGGTCGCGGGCCGCGTCGCGGATGTCGTCGCGGAACTTGTCCAGCAGGCGTTCCAGTTCGCGGGCCGGGTCCGCGACGTGTGCCGGTTCGGTGCGCTCCGCGCCGCTCTCCCGGCTCTGTGTGCGCTGTGCGCTCTCGGCGCTGTCGGCGTGCTCGGTGGGCCCGGAGGGCGCTTCGTGGCCGCCCATCCAGGGGGTGCGCCCGGTGGAGAAGCCGTGGCCCCAGCCGTTCAGTCCGTGGCTCAGGCCGTCGAGGCCCACCCGGACCGCGCCCTGCCAGTCGCCGGCCGCCGCGTGCGAGCGGACCTGTTCCTGGAGGCGCTGGGCGGCCTGTTCGAACTCGGTGCGGACCTCCTCGCGCGCCTGCTTGGCCTCCCGGCGGGCCCGGCGGGCCTCGTCCCGCCAGCCCGCCGCGCTGCCCGCGCCGGCGCCCGCGCCCGCACCGGCCCCCCTCGCTCGGGCCGTGGCCTGCCGCATCTCCTGCCGCAGGTCGTGCGCCGAGCCGCTGACGTCCTCCCGGATGCCGTCCGCCAGCGCGGTCAGCGAGGCGTTGATCTCGCGCTCCAGCGCGGCCAGTTCGTCGGCCCGGTCCGCCAGTTCCCGGCGGCCCTCCCCCGTCAGGGAGTAGACCTTGCGTCCGCCCTCCTCGGTGTGGGTGACCAGGCCCTCGGCCGCCAGCTTCGCCAGGCGCGGGTACACGGTGCCGGCGGAGGGGGCGTACCGGCCCTGGAACCGTTCCTCCAGCAGCCGGATGACCTCGTAGCCGTGCCGGGGTGATTCGTCGAGCAGCTTGAGCAGGTACAGCCGCAGGCGGCCGTGACCGAAGACGGGGGGCATGAGGGGGTCCTTTACGCGGGGAAAGCCGAAGCGGGGGCGGGGGAGGGGCCCTGTTCGTGGACGCCGGGGGGACGGCGCAGCACGGTGATGGCGCCGGAGACGGTACTGCACGTCAGCCGCCCGCCGCCGGAGCCGAGGACGCCGGTGAGCTGCTTGGGGCCCCAGAGGCCGTGGGACGACAGCTCGGGGAAGGCGCTGGAGACGGCCCCGCTCACGGTGTTCCCGGCGACCGCGGCGTTGATGTGGTCGGGCAGCCGCAGGGCCACGTCGCCCGAGACCGAGGTGATGGTGATGTCGGCGAGGTCGCCGGGCGGGGCGAGGTCCAGGGTCAGTTCGCCGCTGACGGTGTCGGCGCGCAGCGAGGCGCCGCGGCCCTCCACCACCGTCAGTCCGCCCGAGACCGAGGTGAAGGCGAGGGGGCCGCCGAGCGACTGGGCCTCCACGCGCCCCGACACGGTGTCGGCGGTCACGGCGCCGGCCAGGCCGACCAGGGTGGTCTGCCCGGTGACGCCGCGCACCTCGGCGTCGGTGGTGAGGCCGCTGACGACGGCCGCCGCGCTCACGGTGCCGGCGGAGAGCCGGCAGTCGGCCGGCACCCTGATCGACACCACGGCCTCGCGCCTCATCAGCTTCCGGGGCCGCTTCGGCCAGCCTTTGAGGAAGCTCTGCCAGGGCAGGTCCTCGTAGCCGACGGTCAGCAGTCCGCCCTCCTGTTCGACGATCAGCGGCTCGCCCCGGACGTCGGTGATCTCCACCTCGGCGGTGGGGTCGCTCGTCCCCACCACGTTGACGGTGCCGCCGACGAGGCGGACGCGCAGCTCGCGGACGGGGTGCTCCTCGAAGGTGAGGGTCTGCGCACCGGAGACCTCCCACCGGGATGTGGCGGCCATGGGCTCTCCTCCATGCATCACGGCGCACGACGATATATCGTGTCGCTACTCCAGACACGATATATCGCGTTGAGGGGAAGTCAAGACCTGTCGCGAGACACCACCCGGTTCAGCGACCCGTCCGCGCCCGCGCCCGCCGGCTCACTCGTCCTCGTCCTCGTCGTCCAGCCGGGCCAGCCACGTCGCCAGCCGCTCCACCGGCACCTCGAAGTCCGGGTTCAGATCGGTGAACGTCCGCAACTGCTCGGCCAGCCACTCGAAGCTGACCTCCTCCTCGCCGCGCCGCCGCGCCAGCTCCTCGATGCCCCGGTCGGTGAAGTACACGCCCACTCCAGTGAGAGAAAGAAAGAAGACAAGAAAAACCGAACGAAACCACCAGGATAGGCGGGCTTTCCCAAGCCACTCGCGCCTGTCGGTGGGGGCCGCTAACCTGCAAGGCACCAGCAGTCGCGAGCGACCACGGGGGCCTCGATGAGCAACGGCATCACCGAGATCAGCCTGCCGGACGGCACCCCCGTCCTGGCCCGCGTCTCCGGCCTCGAGGAGCTGCACCGCCCCACCGCGCCCGGCGGCTACACCGACACCGGCTACGTCGACACCGGCATCGCCGACCGCGCCGCCGCCCAGCTCGACAGCCTGCGCGGCCTCATCGGCGGCGTCGCCGCCTCCCTCGCCGAAGGACTGCGCGGCGTGCGCCCCGACGAGGTCTCCGTCACCTTCGGCGTCGAACTCACCGCCCGCGCCGGAAAGATCGTCGGGCTGCTCGCCGACGGCGAGACCAAGGGCTCCCTCACCGTCACCCTGTCCTGGCACGGCACCCCGCCCGCCGGCCCCGAGCCCGCCCCCGTACCGCCCGCCCGGCGCCAGGGCGAGGCCCCATGAGCCCCTACGACAGCACGGGGGGCGCACAGGGCGAGGACGTACCCCGCATCGAGACCCTGTTCCGGCTGCTCAGCTCCGCCACCGTACGCATCCATGCCGCGCCCGAGGGGTATGCCGAGGGCGTGTCCGGCGCGACACCCTGGGGCAGCGGCTTCTTCGTCGCCCCGGGATGGGTGCTCACCTGCGCCCATGTCGCACTTCGCGGGGGAAGCGGCGAGGGAGGCAAGCGCGAAGTGGGCCTGAGCTTCGAGGAGATGGGCGACGGCGGAGCCACCGCCACGCACACCGTGCGCGGGATCGTCGAGTGGGCCCAGCCCGAGCACAGCCCGGCCGGCGACATCTGGCCGGGCCCCGACCTCGCTCTCGTCCGCGTGCTCAACCCGCCGCCCCACCCCTGCGTCTGGCTCAGCGAGCGCACCGCCCGCTTCACCCTCCAGGACGTCTACTTCTTCGGCTGGGGCCAACTGGCCGGCTCCGCGAGCCCGGTCGGCCCGGTCGACGGCCGC
It contains:
- a CDS encoding DUF6104 family protein; protein product: MYFTDRGIEELARRRGEEEVSFEWLAEQLRTFTDLNPDFEVPVERLATWLARLDDEDEDE
- a CDS encoding DUF4097 family beta strand repeat-containing protein; the protein is MAATSRWEVSGAQTLTFEEHPVRELRVRLVGGTVNVVGTSDPTAEVEITDVRGEPLIVEQEGGLLTVGYEDLPWQSFLKGWPKRPRKLMRREAVVSIRVPADCRLSAGTVSAAAVVSGLTTDAEVRGVTGQTTLVGLAGAVTADTVSGRVEAQSLGGPLAFTSVSGGLTVVEGRGASLRADTVSGELTLDLAPPGDLADITITSVSGDVALRLPDHINAAVAGNTVSGAVSSAFPELSSHGLWGPKQLTGVLGSGGGRLTCSTVSGAITVLRRPPGVHEQGPSPAPASAFPA
- a CDS encoding CU044_2847 family protein, producing MSNGITEISLPDGTPVLARVSGLEELHRPTAPGGYTDTGYVDTGIADRAAAQLDSLRGLIGGVAASLAEGLRGVRPDEVSVTFGVELTARAGKIVGLLADGETKGSLTVTLSWHGTPPAGPEPAPVPPARRQGEAP
- a CDS encoding PadR family transcriptional regulator, which codes for MPPVFGHGRLRLYLLKLLDESPRHGYEVIRLLEERFQGRYAPSAGTVYPRLAKLAAEGLVTHTEEGGRKVYSLTGEGRRELADRADELAALEREINASLTALADGIREDVSGSAHDLRQEMRQATARARGAGAGAGAGAGSAAGWRDEARRARREAKQAREEVRTEFEQAAQRLQEQVRSHAAAGDWQGAVRVGLDGLSHGLNGWGHGFSTGRTPWMGGHEAPSGPTEHADSAESAQRTQSRESGAERTEPAHVADPARELERLLDKFRDDIRDAARDHGVTQTQLATARTRLADTATEVLSLLRHSDAGRDSTR